ATCTCATCTTAGATTATGTGTCTACAGGAGCTTACGGCACATTTATGCCCAAATAGTAGATGACCAGCGTGGGAAGACAATTGTGGCCGCTTCCACGCTCTCTCCTGAAATCAAGAAGAAAATTGAGAAATTGAAGAAGAGCCAAGCGGCAACTCTGGTGGGAGAACTAATCGCTGAGAAGTCGAAAGCCTCAGGTGTTAAGAGAGTGGCATTCGACAAGAGTGGATACGATTACCATGGGAGAGTAAAGAGTCTGGCTGAGGCTTGC
This genomic stretch from bacterium harbors:
- the rplR gene encoding 50S ribosomal protein L18; translation: MITRSARRKSRHLRVRKKIFGMKSHLRLCVYRSLRHIYAQIVDDQRGKTIVAASTLSPEIKKKIEKLKKSQAATLVGELIAEKSKASGVKRVAFDKSGYDYHGRVKSLAEACRKGGLEF